The stretch of DNA TGTTCACTTCACAGGGGTTTTGTGAAATTTGCCGGGATACCCTCAGGTCACTGCACCCTGGAGACCGCAACACCAGATCATCTCCATCAAACCCAGGCTGGATCAGGGCCATCTGGTGGATTTCTCCCATCCAGACCTGCTGGTTCTCACTGTTGATGATGATCCATTCGCGGTCCCCATCCAGACCTGCATCTGGAGTGACCCTTGCAGAAATCACCTGGATTCCGGCACAGGATTTGATGGGATAGATCCACAGGCCGACAAGCTGGAGTGCAGAAAGAAGAGGAGGGTCAGTCATGAAGTGTCCTTTGTTCCCTGATCTTACAATGCCCTGATGTCCTGTGCAGATGACTTCTGGATTCGGTGCAACTGTCCTGGCCTCTCAGTCGTATTACATCAAAACCGATTACCCTGTGAAGGGTAACGATTCAGCCCACCTGACCGCAGGCCGGGCTGGACCAAAGGAGAACTCACTTTGTTGGAACACCTGCAAGACCTCATTCTGAAGTTTGGTTACATCGGTATTGGTGCCACACTGCTGCTGGAAACCGGCTTCCTGATCTTTTTCTTCCTTCCCGGAGACACCCTGCTGCTCGCCGTGGGGGCCATTGCCTACACAGGAAAACTGGCGCTCGGACCTGCCATTCTGTCTGCCTTCATTGGGGCGGTGCTCGGAAATGCTGTGGGATACTGGGTGGGGGCGAAATACGGACGGGCCGTGTTCAGCAACCAGAACAGCCGCCTGTTCAACCCTGAGAACATTGCGAAAGCCGAGCATTTCTACAACAAATACGGGGCCATGGCAATCATGCTTTCCCGCTTTGTGCCCGGCGTGCGCGCCATTGTGCCCACCATCGCTGGCATGGTTCGCATGAATTACGGCATGTTCATGCTGTTGAACATTGCCAGTGCCGCCCTGTGGACCGTCAGCCTTCCGCTGCTGGCCTACTATGTGCTGCCCCTCACGGGCCTCACCGAAAAAGAAGTTGAGAAGTACATCCTGGTGATGGTCTTCCTGGCCTTCCTGATCCCGCTGATTCCGGTGGGCATCCGCATGCTGAAACCCAGAAAGAGCATTCAGGAAAAAGTGTAAGTCAAGGTGCAACAAAAACAGCCCCAGATCTGGGGCTGTTTCTTGATGAAGCAGCAGGATTTAATCCAGGAAGTCGCGCAGTTTGCGGGTTCTGGATTCGTGGTACTTCAGTTTGCGCAGCGCCTTGTTCTCGATCTGGCGGATGCGTTCACGGGTGACGTTGAAGTACTGGCCCACCTCTTCCAGGGTGTGCTCGCGTCCATCCACCAGGCCCTTGCGGAGTTTCAGCACCATGGCTTCACGCTCGGTCAGCTTGGAGAGGGCTTTTTCAAGTTCCTCGCTGAGCAGGGTCTTGGCAGCGTTCTCCACAGGGCTGTCCAGGTTCTCGTCGGGGATGAAGTCCCCGTAGAAGCTGTCCTTCTCGTCCCCGATGGGGGTTTCGAGCGACACAGGCTCCTGGGAGACCTTCTGCACTTCCTCCACCTTGGCGGCGTCCCAGCCAGGGCCCATGGCTTCGGCGATTTCCTCATAGCTGGGTTCGCGGGACAGTTCCTGCTGAAGCTGACGGGCGGTGCGGGTCAGCTTGTTGATGGTCTCCACCATGTGCACCGGAATGCGGATGGTGCGGGCCTGGTCGGCAATGGCCCGGTTGATGGCCTGACGAATCCACCAGGTCGCGTAGGTCGAGAACTTGTAGCGGCGCTTGTACTCGAACTTCTCCACGGCACGGATCAGGCCCTGGTTGCCCTCCTGGATCAGGTCCAGGAAGCCCAGGCCACGTCCGGTGTACTTCTTGGCGATGGACACCACCAGACGCAAGTTGGCCTCGATCAGTTGCTGGCGGGCATACTGTCCGTCTTCCACCAGACGCTGCAAACGACGCTGCTTGCGCTCGTCCTCGCTGTGCTCTCCGGCTTCGATGCGCTTGCGGGCCTCTTCACCTTCTTCAATGCGGCGGGCAAGGTCGATTTCCTCGTCGAGGGTCAGCAGGGGAACGCGACCAATTTCATGCAGATACTGGCGCACCGGGTCGTTGGAAACGGTTTTGGGAATGTCGTCGAAGAACTCATCTTCTTCTTCTTCGTCTTCCTCATCGTCGTCAAAACCCAGAACTTCTTCATCGTCATCGGCGAGGTCACTGATCTCAATGCCCTGACGCTGGATGTAATTTTGCAGGTCTTCGACTTCTTCAAGCAGGTCGGCTTCGGAGGTGCCGCTGCCTTCCAGGGCTGCACTGAGGGCCGTGGCAATTTCTTCGGTGGAGAGCATCCCCATGGTCTTGCCCACCCGCACGAGGTCCTGAATGGCCTGATGCTGCACGTAGGGTTTCTCGACCCTGGGGGTGTCGTCAGGCTCGATGGCCGCGCGACGTCCCTTGGTTTTTGGAGCTTCTTCTACCGTGGCTTTTTTGCGGGTCCGCACTTTCGCGGCGCTCTGCGACACAGGAGTGCTTTCTTGTGGTGCTTCAATGGTCTCGCTGGTCTTCTTGGAGCGTGTGCGTTTTTCAGTCATGTATCACTCCCTCACGGCAAGAATACCGCATCATAGAAGTGTAGCAAATTTTATGGGAGAAGTCTGGGAGACTTCACAAATTTGCTTCACGTCTAACCCTTTACGAGGCGTGTTTCAGTTTCGTTCCCGAATGCCCCGCAGCACTTTATAGCTCTTGTTCTTGATGACCAGCTGAACCTTTCCATGCTTCTGCATCAGGGGTTCATACGGCAGGAACTGGTTGGCCACCACCCAGACTTCCCCTCCGGCCCTCACGTGCTGGTAGGCCACCCGGATGAACTCCTCTGCCACTTCAAGAATCACATCTGTCCCCACATGGAAAGGTGGGTTCATGACGACCAGATCGAACTGGGCCTGTTCTGGAAGGGCACTTCCCACATCGCTGTGCAGGGCTGTCACCTTCAGACCAGCATCCCGGGCGTTGATCTCAATGCTGCGCACAGCAGCAAGGTCCTCTTCCAGCAGGGTCACTTCTGCACCCAGCTGTGCACAACGGAGACCCAGCACCCCTGCACCTGCCCCGATGTCCAGCACCTGTTTTCCTGCAGGAGAGGGGAGGTGTGAGAGAAGAAGCTGGCTTGCATCGTCCACTTTGCCTGCACTGAACACTCCGGGTAAAGAAGTGATCTGCAGACCTTCAAAGGTGTACTGGTGGGTTCTGGCAGCTTCGATCTGGGCCTCTGCGTTCTCCTTGATGAAGCCTGCAACACGCATGCCCTTGTGCCGCTCAAGCACCTCACCTTCACCGAAAGCAGCCTTGAACCACTTGAAGTAGCGCTCAAAGCCTTTGTCCTTGTCTCCGGCAATCAGGCAGAGGCCCCCGGGCTTTGTGCGGGCAAAAGCGGCCTGCAAATATTCCCGGACAGCTTCATTGCCCTTGTCTGCAGGCAACACAGCCAGCACAGTGTCGAATTCCCCCGTCATTTCCAGAGGCAAAGCCGCCTGAACCGTCACCCTGGGATCATCCATAAACTGGCGCTGCAGCACCTCCAGAGCCGCCCTGGAACGCTCTGCCAGCGTGATTTGAGGTTCGGTCAGGTACAGGGCCACCGCGCCATTCTGTGCTGTCAGGTCCAGAATGTGCTCTCCCAGATCCACAGGAGGATTCAACAGCACGCCCAGCAGGAGCGCCTGGGCATCGTCCAGCCCTGGATACCCCCGCACCCCCGGTTTGGTGAGGATGCCCCTTTCGGGCAGTTTGGGGGGAAGTTTGGCAATTTTGAGGTCAGAATACATCAGCACTATAGTGTACTCGTTATGGTGACTGTGGACTGTGGAATTGAAGGATTTGAAAAAAGGGACCTCAGGTGACCCCCTCCTGGTCTTTGGAAACCCAGATCGGTGACTTCAAACTGATCCTGGGCATTGATGAGGCAGGCAGAGGGGCCCTTGCTGGACCCGTGGCTGTGGCCGGTGCGATTCTTCCTGCAGAGCGGGTGGTGTTGCCTTACCGGGACTCCAAGACCCTGAAGTTTGAACGCAGGGTGGAACTCGCTGAGCATGTGAAATCCTACGCTGTGCGCTATGCCATCAAACTGGTGCCTGCTGCTGACATTGATTCCACTGGCATCCTGAAAGTGGTGATCCGGGCCAGCGAGGAGATCATTCAGGAGCTGCAGCCAGAAGCGGTGATCACGGATTATCTGAAGGTGAAAACAGGATTGCCCCTGCTGGCCGTTCCAAAAGCAGATGCAAATTCATACACGGTGGCTGCAGCGAGTTTGCTGGCCAAGACGGCCAGGGACCAGTACATGATTGAACTGCACGAAAAGCACCCGGAGTACGGTTTTGCAGGACACAAGGGTTACGGGACCCAGGAGCATGTTCAGGCATTGCAGAAGCATGGGGTGACCCCGGAACACCGCAAAACCTTTGCTCCGGTGGCCCAGGGGTTGCTGTTTTCAGAGAATTGAAGGATTCTGCTGCATCTGAATTCCTTTTCAGATCACAAAATGCATGATTTTGAGTCAAAAATTGCAAATTTTATGGATCAATCCCTTTTCGAGGCCACTGGCTGCCTGACAGCCTTCTTTCTCTGCACAGGGAAAATTTTGCAGCTGTGGCTTTGAATTTCAAAAGGTACGTTATAATCTATAAAAGCAAAATTTGGGGAGTGATCTTGTGAGCCGTTTAGCCCTTGTACTGCACAACCATCAACCCAACGGGAACCTGCCAGATCTGCTGGAGAAAGCGCATCAGACGGCGTACCTTCCCTTCTTGAAGGTGTTACAGGAACACCCCAGAATCAAAATCAACCTGCACTATTCCGGCACCCTGCTGCAGTGGATTCAGAAAAACCACCCAACCACCCTGCAGCTTTTAAAGCAACTCGTGGAACGGGGCCAGGTGGAACTGCTCGGTGGGGGCATGCATGAACCGCTGCTTCCCCTCATTCCCAAAAGGGACCGCATGGCGCAGATTGCTGCCCAGAGGGACTGGATGGCCCAGCACCTGGGTTTCCGCAGCAAAGGGGTCTGGCTTGCCGAGTGCGCCTGGGACACCGACCTCCCTGAAACCCTCTCTGAGTGTGGGGTGGAATTCACCTTGCTGGACGACACCCAGATCCCAGAGCAGGCCCTTCCTGCGACGTATTACCTGACCGAGCACGATGGGCACAACGTGCGGGTTTTCGTGATGCAGCATCAGCTTCACAACCAGATGCCTTACGCGCAGCCTGCCACCCTGATTGAGAACATCCGGGCGCAGAAACAACTGGTGGTCCTGGGTGAGGATGGAGAAAGCCTCGGTCTGATTGGCGACACCTACCAGCGTTGCTACATCGAAGGCTGGTTGCAGAATTTCTTTACGGCACTGGAACAGAACAGGGACATCCAGCTGGTGCACCTCTCTGAGGAGCTCAAACAACCCTGCAGTGGTCTGGTTTACGTGCCCAGCAGCTCCTTTGCTGCCCCGGATGGCTACTTTCGTCAGGCGATGGCCAAATATGCGGGCATCAACAACCTGCACAAGCGCATGCGTTACACCAGCCTGAAACTGGACATGACCCCCAGGGCCTCACAGCAGGCTTATGAGCACCTCTGGCGGGGCCAGACGGGGGACGCCTACTGGCCCACCAGCGCCGAATACAACTTTGTGCGCTTCGAGGCGTACCGCAACCTGATCCGCGCCGAAAACGAAATCGAGCCCAGAAAATACAGCTGGCTGGAAATCGATTACCGGGACACCAACGGAGACGGCATTCAGGAACTGATTGCAGAGAGCCACACCATGAACCTGCACTTCTCACCCACCGAGGGTGGAAGCCTGCAGGAGTGGGATTATCGGGAAAAAGCCGTCAACCTGGTGGACTCCTACAGCGACCATCCCAGAACGCACCCCAGAACCCTGGTGGAGCATTTCTTCGGGGGAGAGGTCAGCCTCAGGTCCTTTGCCAGCGGCCAGTATCTGGAACTCGGAGATTTCTCCACGGGCCTCTTTGATGCGGGGAAATACCGCAATCGGGTGACGTTAAGCCGCATGGGCATTGTGCGGGGTCCTGCAGGGATTCCAGTTCCGGTGGAACTCAAAAAGAGCCTGAAGATCCTGCCCAAGGAACACCAGATCGAACTGGAGTACCGCATCACCAACCATGGGGACTGGGACATCATCACCCGCTTTGGCAGCAAATGGAATTTCGGGTTGCTGGCCGGAGATTCCCCGGACCGATACTTTTACATCAATGGCCGCAAAGTGGGCAGCCTCGGGTCCACCCAGGAACACCGTGAAGTCACCCATGCAGGCATCGTGGACGAATGGCTGGGCATCCGGGTGGTCTTCGAATTTGAGGGCAGAGAAGCCACGATCTGGCACTATCCGGTGGTCTGTGACCGCAAACGCCCCCTCTACCAGTCCAGTGTCTTCATGCCTGTCTTCGATCTGGACCTGCCCAAGGGCCGTTCCAGAAGACTGGCATTCAACGTGCACGTGGAGGAGTTGTAACACGTGGATCTGAGACCCATGGAAGAAGCCACCATTTATGACCGTCTCACAAAAGAAGGTCTGGGCAGGCTGATCCACCGCTTTTACGATCTGGTGCATCAGCATCCCTTGCTCAGGGAAATCTTTCCTGAGGACCTCACCGAGACCCGTGAAAAGCAGTTTGCCTTCATGAGTGGCTTTTTCGGGGGTCCACCTTTATATATGGAGAAATACGGACACCCCAGGCTCAGGATGCGCCACCTGAAATTTCCCATCGGAGAAGGGGAGGCCAGGGCGTGGCTTGCCTGCATGGAGCAAGCCCTCAAGGACACCGTGCCCGATCAAAAGTTGCGCGAGGACATTTTTGCTGCCCTCGCGCGAACTGCCGTACACATGATCAACCAGTGAAGCTCTGGGGTGAACCCCTCAGTGGTCCACCAGAACCCCTGCATGCAGGGGAGCGGAGTCCACAATGGTGAATTCACCACACACGTCCTTGGTGAGGATCAGTTCAGAACAACTCCAGGTGAGGTGGGGAATGTAAGTCTGCTGGGCCAGTTGCCACACAGACTCTTCTTCCCAGGGAACGATGCCAAGTCCGACCGTGATGTGGGGCAGGTAATCTGCGCCATCCACGGGTTTGAACGGTTCTCCGCCAAGGGTCCTGCACATCTGGTGGGCTTCCCGGAAACTCGGGGTGCTCTCCAGCGAGACGTAAAGCACATTCGGGAACCTTTTCCACCCGCAGGAGCTGAGGGTCAGTGGGGAGAGGTTGCGGCTGAGGTCATGAAACTTCTCTTTCAATTCCTCTTCGCTGCCCTGCCAGAAAAACGGAGAACGCAAGTTGATGTGGGGCACTCCGTATCCTGCCAACTGATGATCTCGCTGAAACGCCCGAATGAAACGCATCAACTCGGGGTGGGGCCAAACCAAAACGCCGTATAAGGTCATAGGACTCAAGCCTTCGTTATTTTATATCGGCAAGCCCCTGCACCGGAAGCAATCTGACTGATGCGGGTGATGGGCACACCAAGAAGTCTTTCGTAGAGGCTCATCTCACACTGGCAAATTGCCTTGTAGCGCCTCGCCACAGCGATACTCGGGCAGTTGCGTTGTTCGAGCAACCATTCACCGTCTTCGGTCAACGTTGCCTGATATCCAGCTTCGCACAGCAACTCTGACAACTTCCGTACTTTTTCGTCCAGACTTAAGTGTTCAAGCTGAGGAGCCAGTTGCCGGTACAGGGATTCCTCGCGGGCGGTGAACAGCTGAAACACCATCTGCTGGCCATGCAGTTCCTCCAGGTGCCCGAGCAGGTCCAGGCACAGCCCCGAGTAATTCTTGGGAAAGGCTTCCTCGCCCTTGTGGGTGAGGTGGTACACGTACTGCGGACGCCCTTTGCCACAGCGTTTTTCCAGTTGCTGGGTGATGTACCCTTCTTCCTCAAGGTCCAGCAGGTGCTTGCGGATGGCCGGAACCGTGACCCCCAGCGAGGCTGCGAGGTCCTGGGTGGTGCCCCCGCAGCTCTCCTTGAGGTGCGAAAGAATTTTTCGTTTGGTGTGGTCAGGGTTCGGTAGCATAGGGGTTAAAGCATGGGCAGAGATTGCAGGCTCTGCACGCTGATGCGGCCTGCCAGATTCTGGCTGATCTTGACGAGGGACTGCGCGGAAGAACTTTCAGGGTGGGAGATCACCACAGGGGTGCCCTGGTCGGAGGCTTCACGGAGCGGCATGTCGAGGGGAACTTCACCCAGGAAGTGGAGGGACATCTGTTCGGCTTTGCGCTTGCCGCCCCCGTGTCCGAAAATGTCGTAACGGGTGCCGGTGTCGGGAGCCACAAAGTAGCTCATGTTTTCCACGACGCCCAGAATCGGGATGCTGCTCTTCTTGAACATGTCCATGGCACGGGCGGCGTCAATCAGGGCCACATCCTGAGGGGTGGTCACAATCACGGCTCCGGTGATGCTCACGGACTGGGCCAGGGAGAGCTGCACATCGCCCGTCCCTGGAGGCAGGTCGATGATCAGGTAGTCGAGTTCTCCCCACAGGGCTTCTTTGAGGAACTGCTGGATCGCTCCGTGCAGCATGGGACCACGCCACACCAGTGCCTGACCTGCAGGAACCAGGTTGGCCATGGACAGGAACTTCACGCCAAAGCGCTCCAGAGGCAGCATCTGCTTGTTCTGGTTGGCCTTGATGCGGTCTTCGGTGTTGCCCAGCATGTGGGCAATGCTCGGACCGTAAATGTCGGCGTCCATCAGACCGACCCGTGCTCCGCTCTGGGCCAGGGCTATGGCAAGGTTGGTGGAGACGCTGGATTTGCCCACGCCTCCCTTGCCGCTTCCCACCAGGATCACATGCTGAATTCCAGGCAGGGCAGGCTTGTTGCTGGCGCGCACGGTGGCGCCGAATTCGACAGTGACACTGCTGGCACCGACGGCTTCGATGGCGCGGCGAACGTCCGCCTCGATCACCCCTTTCAAGGGGCAGGCGGGCGTGGTCAGGTTGATCTTGGCGTGAACTTGCGTTCCCGTCACCACCACCCGTTCCACCATTCCCAGCGAAACCAGATCCTGATGCAGCTCGGGGTCATTCACGAGGCTCAGGGCTTTTAACACGATGTCTTCAGTGACCACAGGCATAGCAAGCAGGGTAGCACCACTAGGCCATTTTGCTCAAGGATGGGAGTCACAATACTTAAGATCAGCTGAAATATGGTGGTGGGATGCCGTCAAAGACGTCATTTGTGCTTTTTTCTCTATTGAGAAGCGGTCAGCTTTCAGCCCTCAGCAGTCAGCAAAAGATGAGAATTGCAGGCCAGAAACCCTCGAGTTGGGGAGAAGTTGAAACCACTGCGTTGTGTTTCTGGATGGCTTCTTTCTCTGGACCAATCCACAGCAAAAGCTTCAGGGTGCTGAGGTCTGACCGCTGACCGCTGATGGCTCTCTTCCACAGCCAGGGAGACCCAGCACCTGGCAAACGGTGGCGTAATGCTTCATTACTTCTGCGGCTGCAAGTCGGCTGTCTTCCTGAAAGGCGTGCTCACTGACGAAATTGTCCAGATTCAGGTGGCCATAGACCACTCCATCAAACACAATCGGGGCATTGATGTTGCAGCGGATTTCACCCACACGGCTGTCCTGGTTGAACACAGGGATTCCATCTCCATCCCAGCCAGTGGTCTCAATGGACACCGAGGCAATCAGGTGGTTTCCTCGCAGAATGCGGGGTTGTCCTGACCTCCAGCTGGCTTCGGGATTGCGGTACCATTCCAGCTGGTGTTCTCTGGAATAACTGACACCCAGAAGGCTGTCGTCGTAACCCACCTGGGCGATGCGCATGAACTCCTCGCCTTGCCAGAGGTCCATGCTGCCTGCCTGGGCACTGGGGACCATCTGGACGGCCAGTTCCAGCATCATCTGCCAGTAGGCCTGATCTGGTTTTTGTCTGGAATGCAGCAGGCCCAGGGTGGTGCTCATGCTGTCAAACACCGCCCGGCGGTTGATGGAAGTGACGTTTCCTGGAAGCTGGTTTTTCTGCTGGCTCTTGCTCTGGTACATGCGTTCATCGGCAAGCTGCACCAGCAGTTTCTGGTCTCCCTGGGATTCCTGAGGGTGAAAGGCCACACCTGCACTGAAGCTGCCCATCCCAAGGGTACTTTCTTCCACAGCCAGACGCACTTTCTGCATCCGGGACAGCACCACGTGCACCTGGGAGGATTCCAGTCCATGCAGCAACACTGCAAATTCGTCTCCACCAATGCGGAAAGCCAGATCCGAGGACCTCAGGTGCTGCTCGAGTTGCCTGCCCACCTCACGGATGAAGTGGTCTCCGGCTTCATGGCCCCGGGTGTCATTGATGTGTTTCAGGCGGTTGAGGTCCATCATCACCAGGGCAAAAGGCATTTGCTGTTGCATGAATCTGGCCAGGACCCCTTCAAAGGCGCGACGGTTTCCCAGACCTGTGAGCGCATCTGTGTGGGCCATTTCCATCCAGGTGTCCTTGCTCCGCGATTCCGGATGCCTGACCAGAGCAAAGCCATACAGGTCAGGATGGTGCAGGGGAATCAGCTGTCCTTCCACGCAGATGCCTTCATCGAAGCAGAGGGAGACATCTGCAGGTTCCTGGATGTTTTGCAGGGTCACAGTGGAGGAGAGGACACACCTGGGCAGCAAAAGGGTTTCTTTCCATCCCAGAGCGGCCAGGAGTGCACTGCTGGCCCAGACCAGTTTTTCATGTTCAATCAGTCCATCCAGAGGATGCATGGTCACTCCACAGGGCACGTCGTGTTGCAGGCCTTCCGTTGGGAGCCTGCAGGGATGCGGTCAAGCATGTTGCACAAAGAAAAAGAAAACGAGCGGTTTCATCTCAGTGTAAACATGGGTGTCTTGTACAAAGCTTACACGGGACGTGCATCCGCTTTGACAGCCCATCTTCTGTTCAATTGTCTGTCATGCCTTTCTTCATAAAAGGCGCTATAATCAGCCCGTGATTCCCGCGTGTGGTCCTTACCTGCCTGAACTCCTGCTGGAGGAGGGCGACATCCGAACCTACCTGGGTACGGACACCATCACCGGTATGCCGGTCCTGCTGTACCTCAGTGAACACGCCCTGCCTTTCAGTGAACTGTCTGCCCCCCACCTGTTGCCTTTTCTGGATTCAGGCACAGAAGGCAGAGACCATTACCTGACCGCTGGGCTTCCCCTCACCTTCAGAACCCTTCCCAAAACCCTTCCCAGAGAACTGCTGGAAGACATCTGGGAGGCTGGTCTGCAAATGCTTCAGGGCCTGCACGAAGCAGGAAAGACCTTTGGTCGCCTGACTGCCCACCACTGCCTGCTCAATGGCAAGGATGTGCTCTTCGTGGGCGCAGGCCTGACTCCGGGCAGCGAGAAAACCGACATCCGCAACCTGGCCAAACTGGTCATGCACCTGATGGGTGGACAGTCGTCTTCGGAACTCAACACGGTCATGCGCAACCAGCTTGAACGCCTGATGCAAAACCACTTCATCAGTGCGGCTCACCTGCTGCGCGACCTGCAGAACAGGCCCAAAACCCCCACCCAGAGTGTGCTGCAAACCGTCAAAACCACCCCTGCTGAGCCCGAGCCAGAGGAAGTGGAGTTTGAAGAAACCGAAATCAAACTCGACGACGCCCCCCAGGAACCCCAGGCCCCTCCAGTGGTGGTTCGCATTGGGTGGGATGATGATGAGTCCTGGAGGCAGGTTCAGTCCCCTGCGACAGCCCATCCTGCACAGAACCAGAACACTTCTGGCATCATGCGGTATCTTGCAACCATCGGGATTGCAGTGCTGCTCCTTGCTGGAGCAGGTCTGGGCTGGTGGTACGCTGCCAGACAGCAACAGGCCATTCCGGAAGCCAACAGTCCCACCACCTGCTGTGTGGTGGACTTCAGCCTCACCCGCAAGAGCCAGCCTTACAACGCCCAGGCCAAACTGATTGCTGTGAAAGTGCCAGAAGGCAGCAGTTACAAAGCAGGAGACACGCTGGGTCTGGTTCCTGGTCCTGTTCGCTTTCCCTCGGTCAAAGGGGAATACGTGCTGAAAGTGGAGGTTCCCGGTCTGCGCACAGCCCCCTTCCAGCTTGACATGCCCACTTCGGGCCCCATGACGATTGACCTGCAGTGAGCAGGAAAACCCAGGGCACATCAAAACAAAGAGAGGGACACCACTGTGTCCCTCTCTTTGTTTTGGGTTCAGCCCTGATTGGTGATCCAGAGCCTCGCATACGGGGGAAGCGGAATGTACCCGAGGTGCAAATCCAGGTGGGTCCCTGAGATGTGGTCGAGGGGCTGGTGGTATCCTCGCTCGTGCAGGATGTGGATGGGATATTGCATGTGGTGTTCGCTGAAGTTGTAGAACTGGATCATGTGGCCCATCGGGTGTGGCCTTTCCAGCACCAGCACTGCAGGAATTTCGCTGTTCAGGACCCAGGTGGACTGTCCGGCGTGAAGCTGCGGCAGCATCTTGCGGGTTTCAATCAGGTGCTTGAGGCCCAGAAACATCTGGCCATGAGAGGTTGAGGGGTCATGGCGTTTTTCTGCAACAGCCCAGTCCATGCAAGGGCGGTGCACCCAGCGGTTGTCCATCGCATGTTCACTGCTCTGGGTGAAGGTGTAATCGTTCAGCAGGGCCAGCTCATCGCCCATGTAGAGCAGGGGGATGCCCCCATACCCGAGAACCAGAGCATAAGAAAGCAGGCTCCGTTCAATGGACAGGTGCTGCAGGTGCTCGTTTTTTTCTTCCAGCGCAATTTCCAGACCGTTCAGGCTGGCCATGCTGCCCGAGATCCTGCGGTCTCCAGTGCGCCTGTTTTCCTGGAAGACCAGACCTCTCGCATGGGAACCCGGGAAGTTTCCAGAGTAGAAGTCACTGAGAAAGCGGCGGTGGCCCTCTCCGTGCAGTCCGGCCTGGGCGGCATCCTCATCTGAAACGGCCCAGCCGATGTCATCGTGGCAGCGCACATAGGTGGCCCAGCTTGCAGAGGTGGGTTTCTCCGGGAAGTTCTGCAGGGCTTTCTGCATCAGAAAGGCGTTTCTGGAGGCAAGGCTGGACCAGATCTGCACCATCAGGCTGTTGTGGTAGGCCAGATCCGAAACCTTACCATAGTGCTGTCCTCTGCCCAGGTAATGGATCAGTTTGTCAGGTGCAACGATGGCTTCTGCTTTGAAGAGCACTGCAGGGGCCACAATGCGAACCACAGCACGCAGGGCCTGGGTGATGTCGTGCACTTCCGGCAGGTTCTGGCAGTCGGTGCCCATGCGCTTCCAGATGAAGGCAATGGCGTCCAGACGGAACACATCCACCCCTTTGTTGGCCCAGTACAGGATGATCTTCACGAACTCCAGGAAGACATCGCTGTTGGCCCAGTTGAGGTCCCATTGCCAGCTGTTGAAGGT from Deinococcus cellulosilyticus NBRC 106333 = KACC 11606 encodes:
- a CDS encoding helix-turn-helix transcriptional regulator — encoded protein: MLPNPDHTKRKILSHLKESCGGTTQDLAASLGVTVPAIRKHLLDLEEEGYITQQLEKRCGKGRPQYVYHLTHKGEEAFPKNYSGLCLDLLGHLEELHGQQMVFQLFTAREESLYRQLAPQLEHLSLDEKVRKLSELLCEAGYQATLTEDGEWLLEQRNCPSIAVARRYKAICQCEMSLYERLLGVPITRISQIASGAGACRYKITKA
- a CDS encoding Mrp/NBP35 family ATP-binding protein, with product MPVVTEDIVLKALSLVNDPELHQDLVSLGMVERVVVTGTQVHAKINLTTPACPLKGVIEADVRRAIEAVGASSVTVEFGATVRASNKPALPGIQHVILVGSGKGGVGKSSVSTNLAIALAQSGARVGLMDADIYGPSIAHMLGNTEDRIKANQNKQMLPLERFGVKFLSMANLVPAGQALVWRGPMLHGAIQQFLKEALWGELDYLIIDLPPGTGDVQLSLAQSVSITGAVIVTTPQDVALIDAARAMDMFKKSSIPILGVVENMSYFVAPDTGTRYDIFGHGGGKRKAEQMSLHFLGEVPLDMPLREASDQGTPVVISHPESSSAQSLVKISQNLAGRISVQSLQSLPML
- a CDS encoding GGDEF domain-containing protein — encoded protein: MHPLDGLIEHEKLVWASSALLAALGWKETLLLPRCVLSSTVTLQNIQEPADVSLCFDEGICVEGQLIPLHHPDLYGFALVRHPESRSKDTWMEMAHTDALTGLGNRRAFEGVLARFMQQQMPFALVMMDLNRLKHINDTRGHEAGDHFIREVGRQLEQHLRSSDLAFRIGGDEFAVLLHGLESSQVHVVLSRMQKVRLAVEESTLGMGSFSAGVAFHPQESQGDQKLLVQLADERMYQSKSQQKNQLPGNVTSINRRAVFDSMSTTLGLLHSRQKPDQAYWQMMLELAVQMVPSAQAGSMDLWQGEEFMRIAQVGYDDSLLGVSYSREHQLEWYRNPEASWRSGQPRILRGNHLIASVSIETTGWDGDGIPVFNQDSRVGEIRCNINAPIVFDGVVYGHLNLDNFVSEHAFQEDSRLAAAEVMKHYATVCQVLGLPGCGREPSAVSGQTSAP
- a CDS encoding alpha-amylase family protein, yielding MSFQAEAIIRKALRSKADRQMFEARYQRYAPDLLASIESVYGHQALRLLQELLPIMLDFYKERPEDLKQLDLERMLKPDWFQEENMLAYVCYTERFAENLKGIHSKLDYLGELGVSYLHLMPMLQPRPAPNDGGYAVQDYLKIREDLGTETDLEQLTTALRQRKISLCMDLVLNHVAEEHDWAVKAREGNEIHRNYFLTYEDRTLPDQYERTLLEIFPDFAPGNFTWNEQMQRWVWTTFNSWQWDLNWANSDVFLEFVKIILYWANKGVDVFRLDAIAFIWKRMGTDCQNLPEVHDITQALRAVVRIVAPAVLFKAEAIVAPDKLIHYLGRGQHYGKVSDLAYHNSLMVQIWSSLASRNAFLMQKALQNFPEKPTSASWATYVRCHDDIGWAVSDEDAAQAGLHGEGHRRFLSDFYSGNFPGSHARGLVFQENRRTGDRRISGSMASLNGLEIALEEKNEHLQHLSIERSLLSYALVLGYGGIPLLYMGDELALLNDYTFTQSSEHAMDNRWVHRPCMDWAVAEKRHDPSTSHGQMFLGLKHLIETRKMLPQLHAGQSTWVLNSEIPAVLVLERPHPMGHMIQFYNFSEHHMQYPIHILHERGYHQPLDHISGTHLDLHLGYIPLPPYARLWITNQG